A stretch of the Lineus longissimus chromosome 10, tnLinLong1.2, whole genome shotgun sequence genome encodes the following:
- the LOC135494331 gene encoding uncharacterized protein LOC135494331 produces the protein MTVVKYVVNETSRFQTFVANRLQVIQEGSKAEQWRHVPGSLNPADEASRGQSGESFVRNKRWLRGPDFLKDSEERWPVLPPLSLRLETNDPEVRKSPVSVMVQSIGVTSDSFDGDDSVNKLIHHFSSWYKLKRTVAWILRVKKMLQNRVRNGVCSSDKAPLGLEPLTVQELESSERSILNFVQRKAFAEELDSIASGRPVKQSSSIRRLDPVVDSADDLLRVGGRLARAALPHGTKHPIILPKNTHVGMLILRQIHRDVMHEGRNHMLSRLRQRYWLNNAPSAIRQVISKCVLCRKQRAKVGEQKMADLPSERLVANEPPFTSVSCDLFGPFEVKRGRSRTMAKRYGVIFTCMTIRAVHIEIAESLDTDSFMNALRRFIARRGQVRKMRSDNGSNLVSSEKELKAAIKGWNTAQISKCMLQRNVDWAFNPPLGSHHGGVHERQIRTVRKCLFGVLKEQSVTTDEGLRTVMCEVEAIINDRPITRASDQCNDLEALTPNHLLLMKVTPNLPPGLFSKDDNYCRRRWRQIQYLADLFWKRWSKEYLTLLQERQKWSSERRNIAVNDIVILVDSQAPRNSWSLGRVLEVVPDRHGYVRSVKVKTQSNILVRPITKLCVILEMD, from the coding sequence ATGACTGTCGTAAAGTACGTAGTCAATGAAACATCGCGCTTTCAAACTTTTGTCGCCAACAGGCTACAAGTAATTCAGGAAGGTTCCAAGGCTGAGCAGTGGCGGCACGTGCCTGGCAGTCTCAATCCTGCTGACGAGGCCTCTCGAGGACAGAGTGGAGAAAGTTTTGTCCGAAACAAGCGATGGTTGCGAGGTCCTGACTTTCTGAAAGATTCTGAGGAGAGGTGGCCTGTGTTGCCTCCTCTGTCATTGCGCCTAGAAACTAATGACCCGGAAGTGAGAAAATCCCCAGTATCCGTCATGGTTCAGTCAATAGGTGTTACTAGCGACAGTTTTGATGGTGATGATTCGGTGAATAAGCTCATACACCATTTCTCATCCTGGTATAAACTAAAACGAACAGTTGCGTGGATTCTcagagttaagaaaatgttaCAGAACAGGGTTCGCAATGGAGTTTGCTCCTCTGATAAAGCTCCGCTCGGTTTGGAACCATTGACTGTGCAGGAGTTAGAGAGTTCAGAAAGGTCAATTCTAAATTTCGTTCAGCGAAAAGCCTTTGCTGAGGAGTTGGACTCTATCGCCAGTGGAAGACCTGTTAAGCAGAGTAGCTCAATCAGAAGGTTAGACCCTGTAGTAGACAGTGCTGATGATTTACTGCGCGTCGGAGGACGTCTTGCTAGAGCAGCGCTGCCTCACGGAACGAAACATCCGATCATTCTGCCTAAAAACACTCATGTTGGTATGCTAATTCTGCGTCAGATCCATAGAGATGTCATGCATGAAGGCAGGAATCACATGCTTTCAAGACTGCGCCAGAGATACTGGTTAAATAACGCTCCTTCAGCGATCCGTCAAGTTATTTCAAAGTGTGTCTTATGTCGGAAACAACGTGCCAAAGTTGGAGAGCAGAAAATGGCTGATTTGCCCAGCGAAAGACTAGTTGCAAATGAACCACCATTCACATCGGTGTCTTGCGACCTGTTTGGTCCTTTTGAAGTCAAAAGGGGCCGATCACGCACAATGGCCAAACGATATGGAGTTATTTTCACGTGCATGACAATCCGAGCTGTGCATATAGAGATTGCGGAATCACTGGATACTGACTCCTTCATGAATGCCTTGCGAAGATTCATTGCGCGGAGGGGTCAAGTACGGAAAATGCGTTCTGACAATGGCTCAAACTTGGTTAGTAGTGAAAAGGAGTTGAAGGCGGCCATTAAAGGATGGAACACTGCGCAGATCAGCAAATGCATGCTCCAACGCAATGTTGACTGGGCCTTTAATCCTCCTTTAGGTTCACATCATGGAGGTGTACACGAGAGACAGATCAGGACAGTCCGAAAATGTTTATTTGGTGTGCTGAAGGAGCAAAGTGTAACTACTGATGAAGGACTGAGGACAGTCATGTGCGAAGTAGAGGCCATTATCAACGATAGACCAATAACAAGGGCATCAGATCAATGTAATGATTTAGAGGCACTGACGCCTAATCACTTATTGCTGATGAAAGTCACACCAAACTTGCCGCCGGGTTTGTTTAGTAAGGACGACAATTACTGTCGGAGGCGTTGGAGGCAAATCCAGTACCTCGCGGACCTTTTCTGGAAAAGGTGGTCCAAGGAATATCTGACCTTGCTTCAGGAGAGACAGAAGTGGTCGTCTGAGCGTCGAAACATCGCCGTCAATGACATTGTGATTTTAGTGGACAGTCAAGCACCACGCAACTCTTGGTCACTGGGTAGGGTTCTAGAAGTGGTGCCTGATAGACATGGGTACGTTCGCAGTGTTAAGGTCAAAACTCAATCAAATATCTTGGTCAGGCCAATCACAAAACTGTGCGTTATCTTAGAAATGGACTAA
- the LOC135494330 gene encoding uncharacterized protein LOC135494330, whose protein sequence is MGQEKLQDSYVISGLEVLSMNGENVADLPPVFTQSCLPVTRKDVVTSADIEKYSYLKQVPLQSCDSDVGLLIGVNVPHVMQPLKVIPSQGNGPYAVQTILGWVVNGPLNTSGDDDHSCSSALVNRISVQTVQTLEEQVRDHINYDFSERVIDDQEQPSKKDKQFIRSVSESVEFIDGHYVIGLPFKDENVRMPNNRPQAVQRMESLRRKFHKSTDFHERYKTFMNKLFDNDYARVAPEDDMQEGKVWYLPHHGVFHPKKDKLRVVFDCAARYGGTSLNDQLLQGPNLTNSLTGVLLRFRQGEVAITADIESMFYRVRVPAHKDANFLRFLWWQDGDPSKPMIECQMLVLIFGAASSSSCSNYALRKTADDHKDGFAEAASTIQSNFYVDDCLKSVASTEKAIALADDLRTICDKGGFKLTAWISNDREVMATIPKELWAKGVKDLDIKQNSLPVERALGVQWCVESDTFWFRIQLTEKPPTRRGILSTVYSVYDPLGFLSPFILKAKAILQELCKLKLGWDDNVPEPYLGQWRDWLQDLPKLSGFSADRCVKPQGFGEIASAALHHFSDASETGYGVASYLRAVNAEGLVHCCLLQSKSRVAPLKQVSIVRLELTAATVAVRLNTMLR, encoded by the coding sequence ATGGGCCAAGAGAAACTGCAGGACAGCTACGTCATCTCGGGCCTAGAGGTACTTAGTATGAACGGTGAAAATGTAGCCGACCTGCCACCTGTTTTTACCCAGTCTTGCTTACCAGTAACCAGGAAGGATGTAGTAACCTCTGCGGACATTGAGAAATACTCATACTTGAAGCAAGTACCGTTACAGTCATGTGATAGTGATGTAGGACTCTTGATTGGGGTTAATGTTCCCCATGTCATGCAACCGTTGAAGGTCATTCCAAGCCAGGGGAATGGCCCTTATGCTGTGCAGACTATCTTAGGTTGGGTAGTCAACGGTCCTTTAAACACATCAGGGGATGATGATCACtcgtgttcatctgccttggtGAACCGGATTTCGGTACAGACCGTTCAGACTCTAGAGGAACAAGTTCGAGACCACATAAATTATGATTTTAGCGAGCGGGTCATTGACGATCAGGAACAGCCATCCAAGAAAGACAAACAGTTTATTAGATCAGTGTCAGAATCAGTTGAGTTCATTGATGGTCATTATGTTATTGGTCTGCCTTTCAAGGATGAAAACGTGCGCATGCCCAATAATCGACCTCAAGCAGTACAACGCATGGAATCACTGAGGCGAAAATTCCATAAAAGCACTGACTTTCATGAAAGGTACAAAACGTTCATGAACAAACTGTTTGATAATGATTATGCTAGGGTCGCGCCTGAAGACGATATGCAGGAGGGTAAGGTGTGGTACTTGCCGCACCATGGCGTCTTTCATCCGAAGAAAGACAAACTAAGAGTGGTCTTCGATTGTGCAGCTCGCTACGGGGGGACATCGTTAAATGATCAGTTGTTGCAAGGCCCGAACCTTACTAACTCTCTTACTGGAGTCTTACTTAGATTCCGACAGGGGGAAGTGGCGATTACAGCGGACATTGAATCCATGTTCTACAGGGTACGGGTGCCTGCACATAAGGACGCCAATTTTCTACGTTTTTTGTGGTGGCAAGATGGAGATCCAAGCAAGCCGATGATCGAGTGTCAAATGTTGGTGCTTATATTTGGTGCGGCTTCATCTTCAAGCTGTTCCAATTATGCTCTGAGGAAAACCGCTGATGACCATAAGGATGGATTTGCTGAAGCAGCCAGCACAATACAGTCCAATTTCTACGTAGACGATTGCCTTAAGTCTGTAGCATCAACTGAGAAAGCCATTGCCTTAGCTGACGACCTGCGTACCATTTGTGATAAAGGAGGGTTCAAGCTGACAGCGTGGATTTCGAACGATAGGGAAGTGATGGCTACAATCCCTAAGGAGCTTTGGGCTAAGGGTGTCAAGGACTTAGATATCAAACAGAACAGCCTGCCGGTGGAACGTGCCTTGGGAGTTCAATGGTGCGTGGAGTCTGACACTTTTTGGTTCAGGATTCAACTTACTGAAAAACCTCCAACACGTCGTGGGATTTTATCAACCGTATACTCAGTCTACGATCCATTGGGGTTTCTTTCCCCATTCATACTCAAagcaaaggctattttgcaggaACTCTGTAAGCTGAAGCTTGGCTGGGATGACAATGTACCAGAGCCTTACCTTGGTCAGTGGAGAGATTGGTTACAGGATTTGCCCAAGCTGTCAGGGTTCAGCGCAGATCGTTGTGTGAAACCTCAAGGTTTTGGAGAGATAGCCTCCGCCGCTTTACACCATTTTAGTGATGCTTCAGAAACGGGCTATGGTGTCGCCTCTTACCTACGTGCGGTGAACGCAGAAGGACTTGTACATTGCTGCTTGCTCCAGTCTAAGTCACGTGTGGCACCTCTCAAGCAGGTCTCAATAGTGAGGCTTGAGCTAACTGCGGCCACTGTTGCTGTGCGCTTGAACACTATGTTGAGGTGA